In Spea bombifrons isolate aSpeBom1 chromosome 12, aSpeBom1.2.pri, whole genome shotgun sequence, the following proteins share a genomic window:
- the DRD2 gene encoding D(2) dopamine receptor, producing MDNQNLTTYNDEINNGTNATAFDEQGHYNYYAMLLTLLIFVIVFGNVLVCMAVSREKALQTTTNYLIVSLAVADLLVATLVMPWVVYLEVVGEWRFSRIHCDIFVTLDVMMCTASILNLCAISIDRYTAVAMPMLYNTRYSSKRRVTVMIAVVWVLSFAISCPLMFGLNNTDSLECVIKNPAFVIYSSVVSFYVPFIVTLLVYVQIYIVLQKRRKRVNTKRNSHGLDKEGHKDKCTHPEDVKLCAVFVKSNGNFPANKKKVEAGTHPEEMDVEMMSSTSPPEKSKHKSASPNHQQLDVPVASDPCNNVNLPSPAESPHKAEKNGQPKDTAKPTKAFEIQSMPNGKTRTSLKTLSKRKLSQQKEKKATQMLAIVLGVFIICWLPFFITHILNIHCNIPLTMYNAFTWLGYVNSAVNPIIYTTFNIEFRKAFIKILHC from the exons ATGGATAACCAGAATCTGACCACGTACAATGATGAAATTAACAATGGAACCAATGCCACTGCATTTGATGAACAGGGTCACTACAATTACTACGCCATGCTTCTTACGCTTCTTATATTCGTCATTGTTTTCGGGAATGTTTTGGTTTGCATGGCGGTTTCTAGAGAAAAGGCTTTACAGACCACGACCAATTACCTGATTGTAAGCTTGGCCGTGGCAGATCTGTTGGTGGCAACTCTGGTCATGCCATGGGTGGTATATTTGGAG GTGGTTGGCGAGTGGAGGTTTAGTCGCATTCACTGTGATATCTTTGTCACCCTTGATGTTATGATGTGTACAGCCAGTATCCTTAATCTCTGTGCCATCAGCATTGACAG GTACACAGCTGTGGCAATGCCAATGCTCTACAACACCCGCTACAGTTCCAAACGTAGAGTGACGGTTATGATTGCCGTAGTATGGGTCCTGTCTTTTGCCATCTCTTGTCCTCTTATGTTTGGTCTGAACAATACAg ATTCCTTGGAGTGTGTCATCAAAAACCCAGCATTTGTCATCTATTCATCTGTTGTTTCCTTCTATGTACCATTTATTGTCACACTCCTGGTCTATGTCCAGATTTATATTGTACTACAGAAGCGCAGGAAGAGGGTCAACACCAAACGCAACAGTCACGGCTTGGATAAAGAAGGGCATAAg GACAAATGCACTCACCCAGAAGATGTGAAGCTGTGTGCTGTCTTCGTAAAATCCAATGGGAATTTTCCAGCTAATAAAAAGAAAGTG GAGGCTGGAACCCACCCAGAGGAGATGGATGTGGAGATGATGTCAAGCACATCTCCACCAGAAAAATCAAAACACAAGTCAGCTTCTCCCAACCATCAACAGCTAGATGTTCCGGTGGCTTCTGACCCGTGCAACAATGTCAACTTACCTTCTCCGGCTGAGAGTCCGCACAAGGCAGAAAAGAACGGGCAGCCAAAAGACACTGCAAAGCCAACTAAGGCATTTGAAATCCAATCAATGCCAAatgggaaaacaaggacatccCTTAAAACTTTAAGTAAGAGAAAATTATCAcaacaaaaggaaaagaaagcCACACAGATGTTAGCCATTGTGCTAG GCGTATTCATTATATGCTGGCTTCCATTCTTTATTACCCACATCTTAAATATACATTGCAATATACCACTGACCATGTATAACGCTTTCACCTGGCTTGGTTATGTCAACAGTGCGGTCAACCCAATTATTTATACAACATTCAACATTGAATTCAGAAAGGCCTTCATAAAAATTCTGCACTGCTAA